GCTCATCATCTTTTATTGCATTGATGTTATTGCTTACATGTTCTGTGATGTTTTCCGCTGTGGCactgtgctgtatttctttaggATGAACATAAGATATCGTTGGAAGAACTAAAGCAGCGCTATGAAGTTGATCTCACCAAGGTAAAAATGATACTTTGCTCTATAAGAAGTCCGGCGTAACCAGGCCGCTTCGCTGTCAGCCTTTGGGCCGTACTCGCGTCGGCCAGTATGCGTGACCGCATCCCCATCTTTGGCACCGCTGTCCTTCAGGGCCTCACCAATGCGCAGGCCTTGGAGATCCTGGCCCGAGACGGGCCCAATGCGCTCACGCCACCGCCCACCACACCTGAATGGGTCAAGTTCTGCCGCCAGCTGTTTGGCGGCTTCTCGATCCTGCTTTGGATTGGCGCCATCCTCTGCTTCCTGGCCTACAGCATCCAGACTGTGACCGAGGAGGAGCCTATCAATGACAATGTGAGTCtcatttcagaaataatgtTCACATTTCCATCTGTATGCGTTACCATGTTACTATACTGTTCCTTGCTGAATGGCACCTTGGAGCATATTTTACCAGTGTGTTCTCCTTTCCAGCTGTATCTGGGTGTGGTGCTCGCCGCAGTGGTCATTATCACTGGGTGCTTCTCCTACTACCAAGAGGCCAAAAGCTCCAGGATCATGGATTCCTTCAAGAATATGGTCCCCCAGGTCTCTAGTGTGGATTTTGTTCTAAACTccacatgtttttttctcataatCAAAGCTACTTTGAGGAAACATCCCCTTTTAAGCTACTGTTTACTCCCTGTACCCTGTTAGCAAGCGCTGGTAATAAGGGAAGGAGAGAAGATGCAAATTAATGCAGAGGCGGTAGTGTTGGGGGACCTGGTGGAGATCAAAGGAGGGGACCGAATCCCTGCTGACCTGCGGATCATCTCTGCCAACGGCTGCAAGGTGAGAAGCAAAGCGAGGAGGGAGTCAAGTGGACACAGTGCAGGGGGTTGGGAAAATGCTTCACTGAACAAGGATTCAAATTCTGTTTAATTCTGTTCTGCTTATCTAGTGCTCTTGAGTCAATTTCAGAATATTAACCGTTTGTTCTCCATATCATAGCTGCTTCACACTGGTTAAATCAAGCAGGCATCAACAGTTGTGGTGGAAGAGCTCACAGAGCAGCTAACAGGGAAAATACTCTGTAGTCTAGCATAGCCTTGCTTTGAATGTCAGTGTTTACTATAATGTCATGAAAGAGGACATTTGTGATTTTTCCAGGTGGATAACTCATCCCTAACCGGGGAGTCAGAGCCTCAGACAAGATCACCAGAATTCACACATGAGAACCCCCTGGAGACGCGAAACATCTGCTTCTTCTCCACCAACTGTGTAGAGGGTCTGTCCACCTTTCCTTCTGACAAACCGTCTCAGAACATCACACCAAAGCTGTTAGTTCCCCTCTGGATCTCTGAGTTTCCTCTCACGGGCTTGCTTTGCCGCTTCTGCGCATCAGGTACGGCTCATGGAGTGGTGATAGCCACGGGTGACCACACAGTCATGGGCCGCATTGCCTCGCTAGCATctgggctggaggtgggacagACACCTATCAACAGAGAGATCGAGCACTTCATCCACATCATAACGGGAGTGGCCgtcttcctgggtgtgtccttctTCATCCTGTCCCTCATCCTGGGTTACACCTGGCTGGAAGCTGTCATCTTCCTCATTGGCATCATCGTAGCCAATGTGCCGGAGGGTCTGCTGGCCACAGTCACTGTGAGTCCATCACTTCTCTAAGTTTAAGGACAATGAATTTGTCTGCCAGGATTTGCCGCACAACCATTGTACTGTACTTATCCTTTGCTTACCTACTATACTTATacccacatttatttacaccCATTTTTTGATTTACgaaattaatctgttcctgaaaaggATGCAGACATTGAACTTTTGGATACCCCTTtcttgttattttaaataagttcCCAGCCCGTCCAAAACCCTCCAaaaatttttccaaatatcataataacactgtaaaacacttacataactatcaacccatgatttcagcacaataaaacagttacatttatacacttaCTGCTCTGAGgtaattcccacttttctttttaattgctcAGTTCTCCATGGGATGAGCAACAAATCAAGCAGGGATCAACTGAGCAAGCTgtatttattgtgaacaactacctaaaactgcacactggtGTTAAAAAGTGCAAACATACCCAAAATAAACATTAGCTAAACTTTGCCTGTTAATTGGTCTGCTGTCTCTACAAATGGAGAAATGTGGATGCAGACGTGCCAGTTATGGTACGCTAATGCACTTCCGTTTCACGCACATGATGcgtgaatttgtttttttgtataggctttggataaatttcattatgcagattttttgtTGTATAATTCAAAAATTGGGTATAAAAAGCCAAGAGCTGTTACAACAAAATTTTGGATACAAAGAATTTGTCAATAGAGGGATGCCTATACTTACATATGCCTAATTGTAtggcggggggtgtggtggtgcagtgggttggaccgggtcctgctctccggtgggtctgcggttcaagtcccgcttggggtgccttgcgacggactggcgtcccatcctgggtgtatcccctccccctccggccttatgcgctgtgttgtcgggttatgCTCCGGGACCCCgcatggggcaagtggtttcaggtggtgtgtgtaaTTCTATGGTTCAGACCACACCACAGGCTAAGGTTTGCATTTCATTGTGCTGCTGACAACCTTGGAGCTAGCTCTCCCTCTGTTCTTGCTTTCCATCTCTTGCCTTTCGGGTGTTCAGGTGTGCCTCACGCTCACTGCCAAGCGCATGGCTCGCAAGAACTGCTTGGTAAAGAACCTGGAGGCTGTGGAGACCCTAGGCTCCACTTCCACCATCTGCTCCGACAAGACCGGCACCCTGACCCAGAACCGCATGACCGTGGCCCACATGTGGTTCGACAACGAGATCCACGATGCCGACACCACCGAGGACCAGTCTGGTGAGAACATGCGGCTGCACCCAGTTTACTCAGCCTCGGTGCCAGCCAGCACTGACACGGACACCGAGCcgcacagcagactggcagggACAGCTGGCTTCGGCTCCCTCTGACAGCCTCCTGTGGGCTAAAGTGATACTGTAAGCCTCCAGGCACTGACAGCCTCCTGCAGTCCAGGCTAATAGTGCTTACGACAGGGAAATGCAGCCTCCTGCTGCTCGAGGAGAGACTGACTGCTGGCTCTAAAGCAGTACTGAAAGGGCACTGTTGGGAAACACTGACAGGCCGCCACAGCTCGAGGTAATGCTGACATGGTTCACTGGGGAAATACTGGCAGCTTGCTATAAAAGTAATGCCTATAAGCCTCAACTCAGAGCTGCTCGGAGTAATACTTGCAACTTTCAGTGCAGTAGCTCTGACAGATTGGTGCAGCTCAAAGTAAGGCACAATGCGAGTGCCGTTTAACGGTGCACATGCTAATGTGCCCTCGCACCTGAGGCATCTCTGACAGCTCTACACTCCCTTCTTATCCACATCCCTTTATTTCTCACTTCCTCTGTATCCTTTCACTCGGCCCAGAGGTGCTCAGAGTCAGACGGAGAAGTTCTTGTAGGGAAACATGACAGATTTGCACAgggtaaaagtaaaaagtaaaactatATTTTACAATAACACAGACATTGTGTTACGAGGCAATACCGACGACCCACTAGAAAGGAACGGTGACAGTCTATTGTAGACGTACCTACAGACCACTGCAGATAGAGCTGTCGGATACTAACGTTGTGACCTGCTGCAGGCAACACCTTTGACAAGACATCACCGACTTGGACGGCTCTGGCCCGGGTGGCTGGCCTCTGCAACAGAGCTGTGTTCAGACCAGGACAAGAACACGTCTCCATAATGAAGGTTGTTCCAGAAGCCAGACCTGCTCTTTGACCACAGACAATTGTTCTACCACCAGTTGCTGTATTACAATGCTGGACTGTATTGTTAAAAATGACAATGACGATGTTGTTGCTGCCCTTGAAGTTtgtactgatgatgatgatgatgatgatgatgatgatggtggtgacaTCCTTCTAGAGGAATACGGCTGGGGATGCCTCGGAATCGGCCCTCCTGAAGTGCATTGAGCTCTCTTGCGGCTGTGTGCGAACCTTGAGGGAGAGGAACCCCAAAGTAGCAGAGATCCCCTTCAACTCCACCAATAAGTACCAGGTAAAGTAGGGACATTGTAGATAAGGCTGAAAGCGGCTGGCCTCCAACGATGTTAATGTGTCTTCTCACCAGAATTGTCTCTGATTGCCttcacttcttttttctttctttttcctcatttcccCTCTGCCCCCTGATTCCATGTCAGTTGTCCATCCATGAATTGGAGGAGACTCCCAATGGTCATATACTGGTCATGAAAGGTGCACCTGAGAGAATACTGGACAGGTATGATAGCAGCTACAGACCAACTCATCAATAATCATCATTAACGCAGTAAATGAAGGAAACTTTCAGTGGCCAGCTGATAATTGCTGTTTGAACAGGCTGCATTTTTCATGAATCCTTATGATGACATGTATAGAAAGATATCACACACCGCATAAAATAACTGTCACTCGCCACGCTTATATGTGAGCTAGGAAAGTAATTAAGAATTTCTCAGTGATCATATTAGGCATTCAGCAAACGTATACAGGAAAGTATGCATATAATTGTGGAGAGAATGGCATATTTAGGGACAGTTACCTTGTGAACATGCCAAAAATGCTACTTCTACCTTGAGGGCAACTGCTGATTATTTGTTTACTCAGGTGCAGCACAATTATGATCACCGGTGAGGAATTCCCGATAGATGATGACTGGAAAGAAGCGTTTCAGAATGCCTACCTGGAGCTGGGAGGGCTTGGCGAAAGAGTGCTGGGTAAGTGGGCACTTTTCAGAGAGACATGCTCTAAGAGGACTCTTGGGGTTAAACGGCTGGGTTGTAGATACAGGGCGGAATTTCACTTTGCTCCCACCTCCTCCAATCTGCCAGTGACAGACGGGTGTATGAAGCTAAGGTATATGTGTTTCTCTCAGTGCCTCAAGCACAGTATTTATGTTCTTCTCTCAGTGACTAGAGAGCTGTAATCTTGTCTTACACTCTGACTAGAAAGCAGTAATCATGTGTTCCTTTTTTGCCTACGGACTAGCAATCAAGTATTCCCTACTTTGGCTGGAGAGTGGTAGTCGCGCATTTCTCTGTGCCCATACAGCGGTAATGTAGTGTTTCATCTCACGAGTGTGGGACGCTAAACAAGCGTTTCCCCTTCAGGGTTCTGTCACATCTTACTGCCCCCGAGTCAGTTCCCCCGGGGCTTCGAATTCGACTGCGACAATGAGAACTTCCCCACGGAGCAGCTGTGTTTTCTGGGGCTGATGTCCATGATCGACCCCCCGCGCGCAGCAGTACCCGACGCGGTGGGGAAGTGCCGCAGTGCCGGGATCAAggtgggtgtgtcctctctgctgtgttgccatggaaaaggggaggaaatgcacatgaaatatatatacaggCACAGGCAAAAATCAAGGTGGGAGTATCCACGCCTCACTGTGTTACCAGGGAAAACTGGCAGACGACAGGCAAGTGTTGCATGGACACATGCAGCCAAGACTGAGATGGGCGTCCCACATGTGACTGCATCATCAGGGAAAAGGGCAGGTTACATGCATGTGATACATCCATGGGTAAAGCAGAGATGCACAGTACAATGTCCATATCTCATTGGCTTACCCCAGTAAAGGAAAAGTGAAGGTCAGCGAGATACACTCACCAGATACCTCAGATAATTTAGTGAAGATCAAGACCA
This genomic window from Scleropages formosus chromosome 1, fSclFor1.1, whole genome shotgun sequence contains:
- the atp1a2a gene encoding sodium/potassium-transporting ATPase subunit alpha-2 isoform X2, with the protein product MGKESVHEGSPTAAENVARKRKKDMDLEELKREVMLDEHKISLEELKQRYEVDLTKGLTNAQALEILARDGPNALTPPPTTPEWVKFCRQLFGGFSILLWIGAILCFLAYSIQTVTEEEPINDNLYLGVVLAAVVIITGCFSYYQEAKSSRIMDSFKNMVPQQALVIREGEKMQINAEAVVLGDLVEIKGGDRIPADLRIISANGCKVDNSSLTGESEPQTRSPEFTHENPLETRNICFFSTNCVEGTAHGVVIATGDHTVMGRIASLASGLEVGQTPINREIEHFIHIITGVAVFLGVSFFILSLILGYTWLEAVIFLIGIIVANVPEGLLATVTVCLTLTAKRMARKNCLVKNLEAVETLGSTSTICSDKTGTLTQNRMTVAHMWFDNEIHDADTTEDQSGNTFDKTSPTWTALARVAGLCNRAVFRPGQEHVSIMKRNTAGDASESALLKCIELSCGCVRTLRERNPKVAEIPFNSTNKYQLSIHELEETPNGHILVMKGAPERILDRCSTIMITGEEFPIDDDWKEAFQNAYLELGGLGERVLGFCHILLPPSQFPRGFEFDCDNENFPTEQLCFLGLMSMIDPPRAAVPDAVGKCRSAGIKVIMVTGDHPITAKAIAKGVGIISEGNETVEDIAERLNIPLGQVNPRDAKACVIHGSDLKDMSTEYLDDLLKNHTEIVFARTSPQQKLIIVEGCQRQGAIVAVTGDGVNDSPALKKADIGVAMGIAGSDVSKQAADMILLDDNFASIVTGVEEGRLIFDNLKKSIAYTLTSNIPEITPFLLFILASVPLPLGTVTILCIDLGTDMVPAISLAYETAESDIMKRQPRNPRSDKLVNERLISMAYGQIGMIQALGGFFTYFVILAENGFLPQRLLGIRLDWDDRNNNEVEDSYGQEWTYEQRKIVEFTCHTSFFVSIVVVQWADLIICKTRRNSVFQQGMKNRILIFGLCAETALAAFLSYCPGMDIALRMYPLKISWWFCAFPYSLLIFTYDEIRKLILRRYPGGWVEKETYY
- the atp1a2a gene encoding sodium/potassium-transporting ATPase subunit alpha-2 isoform X1 gives rise to the protein MGKESVHEGSPTAAENVARKRKKDMDLEELKREVMLDEHKISLEELKQRYEVDLTKGLTNAQALEILARDGPNALTPPPTTPEWVKFCRQLFGGFSILLWIGAILCFLAYSIQTVTEEEPINDNLYLGVVLAAVVIITGCFSYYQEAKSSRIMDSFKNMVPQQALVIREGEKMQINAEAVVLGDLVEIKGGDRIPADLRIISANGCKVDNSSLTGESEPQTRSPEFTHENPLETRNICFFSTNCVEGTAHGVVIATGDHTVMGRIASLASGLEVGQTPINREIEHFIHIITGVAVFLGVSFFILSLILGYTWLEAVIFLIGIIVANVPEGLLATVTVCLTLTAKRMARKNCLVKNLEAVETLGSTSTICSDKTGTLTQNRMTVAHMWFDNEIHDADTTEDQSGNTFDKTSPTWTALARVAGLCNRAVFRPGQEHVSIMKRNTAGDASESALLKCIELSCGCVRTLRERNPKVAEIPFNSTNKYQLSIHELEETPNGHILVMKGAPERILDRCSTIMITGEEFPIDDDWKEAFQNAYLELGGLGERVLGFCHILLPPSQFPRGFEFDCDNENFPTEQLCFLGLMSMIDPPRAAVPDAVGKCRSAGIKVIMVTGDHPITAKAIAKGVGIISEGNETVEDIAERLNIPLGQVNPRDAKACVIHGSDLKDMSTEYLDDLLKNHTEIVFARTSPQQKLIIVEGCQRQGAIVAVTGDGVNDSPALKKADIGVAMGIAGSDVSKQAADMILLDDNFASIVTGVEEGRLIFDNLKKSIAYTLTSNIPEITPFLLFILASVPLPLGTVTILCIDLGTDMVPAISLAYETAESDIMKRQPRNPRSDKLVNERLISMAYGQIGMIQALGGFFTYFVILAENGFLPQRLLGIRLDWDDRNNNEVEDSYGQEWTYEQRKIVEFTCHTSFFVSIVVVQWADLIICKTRRNSVFQQGMKNRILIFGLCAETALAAFLSYCPGMDIALRMYPLKISWWFCAFPYSLLIFTYDEIRKLILRRYPGGEFLIPDKVKTMVKTLSRI